In Calidithermus timidus DSM 17022, the following are encoded in one genomic region:
- a CDS encoding ABC transporter permease: MWNYIARRLLQLIPTFVGATILAFVIIQIAPGDAITRFELDPTVDREQIERLRQQFGLDQPIPAQYAKWLSGVLFHGYLGISLDYRSDVWSVIRQPILNSMVLVGLSTLLIYLVAIPIGVYSAVRKYSLGDRTLTFLAFFGLAIPNFFFALIMLYFAIWVNDHAGMRLLPIGGMTDQFLGGVPRQEAPWIARTLDVLWHSILPVIVVATSGMAGLVRIMRGQMLEVLSQDYVRTARAKGVAERMVIYKHALRNAVIPLVAGIGGLLPGLIGGAGLVEVVMAWPGITPAFLQAVSAIDIYVIMGLITISTFLLIVGNLLSDLLLAWVDPRIRYN, encoded by the coding sequence ATGTGGAACTACATCGCCCGCCGTCTTTTGCAACTCATCCCTACCTTCGTAGGGGCTACGATCCTGGCTTTTGTGATCATTCAGATTGCCCCAGGAGACGCGATTACCCGCTTTGAGCTCGATCCAACGGTCGACCGCGAGCAGATCGAGCGCTTGCGGCAGCAGTTCGGCCTCGATCAGCCCATCCCTGCGCAGTACGCCAAGTGGCTCAGCGGTGTGCTCTTCCACGGCTATCTGGGGATTTCGTTGGACTACCGTTCGGACGTGTGGAGCGTCATCCGGCAGCCCATCCTCAACTCGATGGTGCTGGTGGGGCTCTCCACGTTGCTGATCTACCTCGTGGCCATTCCCATCGGGGTCTACTCCGCCGTGCGTAAGTACTCCCTGGGAGACCGCACCCTGACCTTCCTGGCCTTCTTCGGCCTGGCCATCCCCAACTTCTTCTTCGCGCTCATCATGCTCTACTTCGCCATCTGGGTCAACGATCACGCGGGGATGAGGCTTCTGCCCATCGGGGGTATGACCGATCAGTTCTTGGGCGGGGTGCCCCGGCAGGAGGCCCCCTGGATCGCCCGCACACTCGACGTGTTGTGGCACTCGATCCTGCCGGTCATCGTGGTGGCGACTTCGGGCATGGCCGGCTTGGTGCGCATCATGCGGGGGCAGATGCTCGAGGTGCTCTCGCAGGACTACGTGCGCACCGCGCGGGCCAAGGGGGTCGCTGAGCGCATGGTGATCTACAAGCATGCCCTGCGCAACGCGGTGATCCCTCTGGTGGCGGGGATCGGGGGGCTGCTGCCTGGCCTCATCGGTGGGGCGGGATTGGTAGAGGTGGTGATGGCCTGGCCCGGCATCACGCCGGCCTTCTTGCAAGCGGTCTCGGCTATCGACATCTACGTGATCATGGGACTCATCACCATCAGCACCTTTCTGCTCATCGTCGGCAACCTGCTCTCCGATCTGCTCTTGGCCTGGGTAGACCCCAGGATTCGCTATAACTAG
- a CDS encoding DUF4139 domain-containing protein yields the protein MKKQLLAALALALGVAVAQEATVYRAFAEVRLPVTLPAGSWTWEPSQVVLRNLIAGTLELGGVEELSRQVQLLPQSSPLAAYRGKRVQFYWEGRWREATVLDPDRPIFEYEGRYLTALPGLIAYPDPDGLRPGPAARVSFSYRGSGPASLSYLSRGLTWKLYYTLEGSNLTGWAALENNLGQVLEFKQLELVAGSVPVLEGGFDQPVPSTLESRAAALEKAGAEFVGEVGGTYRYRLPGALTLQPGQTELPFLQARVQPTYIWRWQSGFSSAPEIRFERGYRFAAPENLAGGLVSVRDRGVFVGQSFVQETAKGGPVTLSLGPDPEGRAQRRIEVLAQNRFRVSTTVKNPKQYGLEVELSESFPQPFTLEISGAERTPEGYRARFTLAPGASRVLTYTVTLPR from the coding sequence ATGAAAAAGCAGCTATTGGCCGCGCTGGCGCTGGCCCTTGGGGTAGCCGTCGCGCAGGAAGCCACCGTCTACCGCGCTTTCGCCGAGGTGCGCCTGCCGGTGACGCTACCGGCAGGTAGCTGGACCTGGGAACCTTCGCAGGTCGTGTTGCGCAACCTGATCGCGGGAACCCTCGAGCTCGGCGGCGTAGAGGAACTCTCCCGCCAGGTGCAGCTATTGCCTCAGAGCAGCCCCCTGGCCGCGTACAGGGGCAAGAGGGTGCAGTTCTACTGGGAGGGGCGGTGGCGCGAGGCCACCGTGCTAGACCCCGACCGCCCGATCTTCGAGTACGAGGGTCGCTACCTCACCGCCCTGCCCGGCCTCATCGCCTATCCCGATCCCGACGGCTTGCGGCCTGGGCCTGCGGCCCGCGTCAGCTTCAGCTACCGGGGTAGTGGCCCGGCCTCTTTGAGCTACCTCAGCCGGGGGCTCACCTGGAAGCTTTACTACACCCTCGAGGGAAGCAACCTTACCGGCTGGGCCGCCCTGGAAAACAATCTGGGGCAGGTGCTGGAGTTCAAACAACTCGAGCTCGTCGCCGGCAGCGTGCCGGTGCTCGAGGGCGGCTTCGACCAGCCGGTTCCGAGCACCCTCGAGTCGCGTGCGGCGGCGCTAGAGAAGGCCGGGGCGGAGTTCGTGGGCGAAGTCGGGGGCACTTACCGCTACCGGCTGCCTGGCGCGCTCACCCTCCAGCCCGGACAGACCGAATTGCCCTTCCTTCAGGCCAGGGTGCAGCCTACTTATATCTGGCGCTGGCAGTCGGGCTTTAGCAGCGCCCCCGAGATCCGCTTCGAGCGCGGTTATCGCTTCGCGGCCCCCGAGAATTTGGCAGGCGGATTGGTCAGCGTTCGTGACCGGGGTGTGTTCGTGGGCCAGTCCTTTGTGCAGGAGACCGCCAAGGGCGGCCCGGTAACCCTCTCGCTGGGCCCCGACCCCGAGGGCAGGGCCCAGCGCAGGATCGAGGTGCTGGCGCAAAACCGCTTCCGGGTGAGCACCACGGTTAAGAACCCCAAGCAATATGGCCTCGAGGTGGAGTTGAGCGAGTCCTTCCCCCAACCCTTTACCCTCGAAATCAGCGGTGCCGAGCGCACCCCTGAGGGCTACCGGGCCCGCTTCACCCTGGCCCCAGGGGCCAGCCGGGTGCTGACCTACACGGTCACCTTGCCGCGCTGA
- a CDS encoding S9 family peptidase produces MQPDILYQLRFISNLSEGPLGRPLFVLTDIERSEGDKEPPKYRPRLAMWDGGLKILTQGEARNPQWKGEYYYFTRKVDKANQLFRLPVNGGEAEQITWFKAGVSGYKLSPDGSKIALLSAGDREPPKADQPRSFESWPFKFEQRGLLEDTPAALWLWEGGSLRQLHQPPLEISELAWSPDGQKLYFVSSSNLRERLEGKQRVYTLDLQGRVQECFGGEGPISGLEPTPDGKGLVYLTHAYERGLATDARLTYRPLEGEPRTLAQGNFTNSINSDCRYGTYAQTPKFGPDGLIYLVETKEGHARLRRVSLEGEVGKVHGVGESVLAFAFCGRELYTLTEAATLPPRLSRPGEVLFDPNAEVPLSLSNPEPVVYRAPEGHPVPGWVLLPEGEGPHPVILYIHGGPHTAFGSAVMLAHHLFREAGFAVAYCNPRGSSSYGEAFADLGHQWGEIDQADLLGFLDTVLERFPQLDRARVGVAGGSYGGYMTNWLTARVPERFKAAVTDRSICNWTSFFGASDIGPRFVQLQLGASVWERPEVLWAKSPLSLVHNVRTPTLVVHSEQDHRCPIDQGETWYTALLHRGIPTRFFRCPEEGHELSRSGRPDRRVARLEAYLDWWRQHL; encoded by the coding sequence GTGCAGCCCGACATCCTCTACCAACTGCGCTTCATCTCCAACCTGAGCGAAGGCCCTCTGGGCAGGCCGCTGTTCGTGCTCACCGATATCGAGCGCTCCGAAGGCGATAAGGAGCCGCCCAAATATCGCCCCCGCCTGGCCATGTGGGACGGCGGCCTCAAGATCCTGACCCAAGGGGAGGCCCGCAACCCGCAGTGGAAGGGTGAGTACTACTACTTCACCCGCAAGGTGGATAAGGCCAACCAGCTCTTCCGGCTTCCCGTGAACGGGGGAGAGGCCGAGCAGATCACCTGGTTCAAAGCGGGCGTAAGCGGCTACAAGCTGAGCCCGGACGGCTCGAAGATTGCCCTGCTAAGCGCGGGCGACCGCGAGCCACCCAAGGCCGACCAGCCCAGGAGCTTCGAGTCCTGGCCCTTCAAATTCGAGCAGCGGGGGCTTTTGGAGGACACCCCAGCGGCTTTGTGGTTGTGGGAGGGAGGCAGCCTGCGGCAACTGCATCAGCCGCCTCTGGAGATCAGCGAGCTGGCTTGGAGTCCCGATGGCCAGAAGCTTTATTTCGTGTCCTCGAGCAACCTTCGCGAGCGCCTGGAGGGCAAGCAGCGGGTCTACACCCTCGACCTGCAGGGGCGGGTGCAGGAGTGCTTCGGTGGAGAAGGGCCGATCAGCGGCCTCGAGCCCACCCCCGACGGCAAGGGCCTGGTCTACCTCACCCACGCCTATGAGCGTGGCCTCGCCACCGATGCCCGCCTGACCTACCGGCCCCTGGAGGGCGAGCCTAGGACGCTGGCCCAGGGCAATTTCACCAACAGTATCAACTCCGATTGCCGCTATGGCACCTATGCCCAGACCCCCAAGTTCGGTCCCGACGGTCTGATCTACCTCGTAGAGACCAAGGAGGGTCACGCCCGGCTGCGCAGGGTATCGCTGGAAGGTGAGGTCGGCAAGGTTCATGGCGTGGGGGAAAGCGTGCTGGCCTTTGCCTTCTGCGGACGCGAGCTTTACACCCTCACCGAAGCCGCCACCCTCCCTCCGCGCCTGAGCCGTCCTGGGGAGGTGCTGTTTGACCCCAACGCCGAGGTCCCGCTCTCCCTGAGCAATCCCGAGCCAGTGGTTTACCGTGCGCCTGAGGGCCATCCGGTGCCCGGTTGGGTGCTCCTGCCCGAGGGCGAAGGCCCCCACCCGGTGATCCTCTACATTCACGGTGGTCCCCACACTGCCTTTGGCAGCGCGGTGATGCTGGCCCACCACCTCTTCCGCGAGGCGGGGTTCGCCGTGGCCTACTGCAACCCCAGGGGCTCGAGCAGCTATGGCGAGGCCTTCGCCGACTTGGGACACCAATGGGGGGAGATCGACCAGGCCGACCTGCTGGGCTTCCTGGATACGGTGCTGGAGCGCTTCCCTCAACTCGACCGCGCTCGAGTCGGGGTGGCGGGCGGCAGCTATGGCGGCTACATGACCAATTGGCTCACCGCCCGGGTGCCCGAGCGCTTCAAGGCTGCCGTCACCGACCGCAGCATCTGCAACTGGACCAGCTTCTTCGGCGCTTCTGACATCGGGCCGCGCTTCGTGCAGCTTCAGCTTGGCGCCAGCGTGTGGGAGCGGCCCGAGGTGCTGTGGGCCAAGAGCCCCCTGAGCCTGGTGCATAATGTGAGAACCCCTACCCTGGTGGTGCACTCCGAACAGGATCACCGCTGTCCCATCGACCAGGGCGAGACCTGGTATACCGCTCTGCTGCACCGGGGCATCCCTACCCGCTTCTTCCGCTGCCCCGAAGAGGGTCACGAGCTTTCCCGCTCAGGTCGTCCCGACCGCCGAGTGGCCCGCCTCGAGGCCTATTTGGATTGGTGGCGGCAGCATCTGTAG
- a CDS encoding ABC transporter ATP-binding protein → MSVPTPTAVATSLVEVQNLKKWFPIRGGILSRVVANVKAVNDVSFDVKKGEVLGLVGESGSGKTTVGRTILRLIEPTSGTIKFDGHDITHLPKPQLRAYRRKMQIIFQDPFASLNPRMTVGDIIAEPLVIHNLEGSAQARTERVAELLQMVGLNPDHIRRYPHEFSGGQRQRIGIARALAVRPEFIVADEPVSALDVSIQAQVVNLLQDLKEQLGLTVLFIAHDLAVVEYISDRIAVMYLGKVMELATSKDLYRSPKHPYTEALLSAIPVPDPTVKRERIVLQGDIPSPINPPSGCVFRTRCRYAIKECAEVVPELREVAPGHFKACIRDDIL, encoded by the coding sequence ATGAGCGTGCCGACTCCCACTGCCGTCGCCACCAGCCTGGTCGAGGTGCAAAACCTGAAGAAGTGGTTCCCCATCCGCGGCGGCATCCTGAGCCGGGTGGTGGCCAACGTCAAGGCCGTCAACGACGTGAGCTTCGACGTGAAGAAGGGGGAGGTGCTGGGCCTGGTGGGCGAATCGGGCTCGGGCAAGACCACCGTAGGCCGCACCATCTTGCGCCTGATCGAGCCCACCTCCGGCACGATCAAGTTCGACGGCCACGACATCACCCACCTGCCCAAACCCCAACTGCGGGCCTACCGCCGGAAGATGCAGATCATCTTCCAGGACCCCTTCGCCTCCTTGAACCCCCGCATGACGGTGGGGGACATCATCGCTGAGCCGCTGGTGATCCACAACCTCGAGGGCTCTGCCCAGGCCCGCACCGAGCGGGTGGCCGAGCTCCTGCAGATGGTGGGCCTCAACCCCGACCACATCCGCCGCTACCCCCACGAGTTCTCCGGAGGACAGCGCCAGCGCATCGGCATCGCCCGCGCCCTGGCGGTGCGCCCCGAGTTCATCGTGGCCGACGAGCCGGTCTCGGCGCTGGACGTGTCGATCCAGGCCCAGGTGGTCAACCTCTTGCAAGACCTCAAGGAGCAGCTGGGCCTGACCGTGCTCTTCATCGCCCACGACCTGGCGGTGGTGGAATACATCTCCGATCGCATCGCGGTGATGTACCTGGGCAAGGTGATGGAGCTGGCGACCTCCAAAGACCTCTACCGCTCACCCAAACACCCCTACACCGAGGCCCTGCTCTCGGCCATCCCCGTGCCCGATCCCACCGTCAAGCGCGAGCGCATCGTGCTGCAGGGCGATATTCCCAGCCCCATCAACCCCCCCTCGGGCTGCGTGTTCCGCACCCGCTGCCGCTACGCCATCAAGGAGTGCGCCGAGGTGGTGCCCGAGCTGCGCGAAGTCGCGCCCGGCCACTTCAAGGCCTGCATCCGCGACGACATCCTGTAA
- the murA gene encoding UDP-N-acetylglucosamine 1-carboxyvinyltransferase yields MEQAIWVRGGTPLGGEVRVYPAKNSALKLMAASLLSADPITLLEVPRLRDVDVMLELLSHLGTRYAWEGRTLHLHTPEIINTVAPYELVSKMRASFNLLGALVARAGEGTVPLPGGCTFGPRPVDQHLKALRALGAEVTEDSGYFTARRVRPLSGRVVFDMPTLGGTEQALLATALGGEATLILTAQEPEIEDLCHFLAAMGAEVRGIGSSILHIKGAKQLNGVSYRIIPDRLEAATFLLAAAATRGSITLTDVEPLHLDALLDKLAQAGHRLEVGPDWIRLEATPEPKPFNIEAREYPGFVTDMQPLAVGYLATAQGNALVSDRIYPDRFTNVPELLRMGADLTLKDRVLSINGKKLHGATVKAADIRAGGGLVIAALAAEGESRIEGVQYLERGYEQLPERLRSLGAHVGLVSDEPMLAIAAD; encoded by the coding sequence ATGGAACAGGCCATATGGGTGCGGGGCGGAACGCCGCTGGGCGGCGAGGTTCGGGTTTATCCGGCCAAGAACTCGGCGCTCAAGCTTATGGCGGCCAGCCTCCTGAGCGCCGATCCGATAACGCTGCTGGAAGTTCCACGCCTGCGCGATGTCGACGTCATGCTCGAGCTCTTGTCCCACCTGGGCACCCGCTATGCCTGGGAGGGTCGGACCCTGCACCTCCACACTCCCGAGATCATCAATACCGTGGCTCCTTATGAGCTCGTCAGCAAGATGCGGGCGAGCTTCAATCTGTTGGGAGCGCTGGTGGCCCGCGCCGGCGAGGGCACGGTTCCCCTGCCCGGTGGCTGCACTTTTGGTCCGCGTCCGGTAGACCAGCACCTCAAGGCCCTGCGGGCCCTTGGGGCTGAGGTCACCGAGGATTCCGGCTACTTCACCGCCCGCCGGGTGCGACCCCTGTCGGGCCGGGTGGTCTTCGACATGCCCACCCTCGGCGGTACCGAGCAGGCCCTGCTAGCAACGGCCCTCGGCGGCGAGGCCACCCTGATCCTGACCGCCCAGGAGCCCGAAATCGAAGACCTATGCCACTTCCTGGCGGCCATGGGGGCGGAGGTTCGGGGTATTGGCAGCAGCATCCTCCACATCAAGGGGGCGAAGCAGCTCAATGGGGTGAGCTACCGGATAATCCCTGACCGCCTCGAGGCGGCGACCTTCCTGTTGGCCGCAGCGGCTACCCGCGGCAGCATCACCCTCACCGACGTGGAGCCCCTGCACCTCGACGCTCTGCTGGACAAATTGGCCCAGGCCGGGCACCGCCTCGAGGTCGGCCCCGACTGGATTCGCCTCGAGGCCACCCCCGAACCCAAACCCTTCAACATCGAAGCCCGCGAGTACCCCGGCTTCGTCACCGACATGCAGCCGCTGGCGGTGGGCTATCTGGCTACGGCGCAGGGTAATGCGCTGGTCTCCGACCGCATCTACCCCGACCGCTTCACCAACGTTCCCGAGTTGCTGCGCATGGGCGCCGACCTGACCCTCAAGGACCGGGTGCTCTCGATCAACGGCAAGAAGTTGCACGGGGCCACGGTCAAGGCCGCCGACATCCGCGCTGGGGGTGGCTTGGTGATCGCGGCACTGGCTGCCGAAGGTGAGAGCCGCATCGAGGGAGTGCAATACCTCGAGCGCGGTTACGAGCAACTCCCCGAGCGCCTGCGCAGCCTGGGGGCTCACGTGGGCCTGGTTAGCGACGAGCCCATGCTGGCCATCGCCGCCGACTAA
- a CDS encoding ABC transporter permease: protein MTRKIEARSQGALQSRSFFQEAWIRFRRHPLARLGGGVLLVLYLGALFADFLAPYPETKSFRELTFSPPTVVHWRDENGRLTRPYVCTVERKRNLETFKLEFVQDCTQKYTIYFFVQGEPYRFLGFIPANLRLMGGEWLQNEQAHLFLWGTDDFGRDLWGRIWYGARVSLTIGIFATALALLIGVFMGSLSGFFAGKPLTLSIGLLNPAYREFVSRNPLPSLLKTLLWLALWGGLAWLVWVMLSGFWATTRGFEAVVFGIVGVGILLAIAYAILFPLIKIDLDTLIMRTTEILAAIPDLFLLITLSVLIPQGIPPAMRFYLVVCILSFVNWGGLARVMRGQILQLREMEYAQAAQAMGASDSRVIALHILPGTFTFLIVSVTLAIPGFILAESGLSFIGLGIQEPASSWGLLLSKAQAQGITAFVDRPWLLIPGLFIFIAILSFNFMGDGLRDALDPRAKR, encoded by the coding sequence ATGACGCGCAAGATCGAAGCTAGATCGCAAGGAGCGCTTCAGAGCCGCAGCTTCTTCCAGGAGGCCTGGATCCGTTTTCGCCGCCACCCTTTAGCCCGTTTGGGTGGTGGGGTGCTGCTGGTGCTGTACCTAGGTGCCCTCTTCGCCGACTTCCTGGCGCCCTACCCGGAGACCAAGAGTTTTCGCGAGCTCACTTTTTCTCCGCCCACGGTGGTTCACTGGCGTGATGAGAACGGCCGGTTGACCCGCCCTTACGTCTGCACCGTCGAGCGTAAACGCAACCTCGAGACCTTCAAGCTCGAGTTCGTCCAGGACTGTACTCAGAAGTACACCATCTACTTCTTTGTCCAGGGCGAGCCTTACAGGTTCTTAGGTTTCATCCCCGCCAATCTGCGCCTGATGGGCGGGGAGTGGTTGCAAAACGAGCAGGCCCACCTGTTCCTGTGGGGCACCGATGACTTTGGTCGCGACCTGTGGGGGCGCATCTGGTACGGAGCGCGGGTAAGCCTCACCATAGGCATCTTCGCCACTGCGCTGGCCCTGTTGATCGGGGTGTTCATGGGCAGCCTCTCGGGCTTTTTCGCCGGGAAGCCCTTGACGCTGAGCATCGGGCTGCTCAACCCCGCCTACCGGGAGTTCGTCTCCAGGAACCCCTTGCCCAGCTTGCTCAAGACCCTCCTGTGGCTGGCTTTGTGGGGGGGGCTGGCCTGGCTGGTGTGGGTCATGCTCAGCGGCTTCTGGGCCACCACCCGTGGTTTTGAGGCCGTGGTCTTCGGGATTGTGGGAGTGGGTATTCTCCTGGCGATTGCCTACGCCATCCTCTTCCCCCTGATCAAGATCGATCTCGACACCCTCATCATGCGCACGACCGAGATCCTGGCGGCCATCCCCGACTTGTTCCTGCTCATCACCCTCTCGGTGCTCATCCCCCAGGGGATCCCCCCGGCCATGCGTTTTTACCTGGTGGTCTGCATCCTCTCCTTCGTCAACTGGGGTGGTTTGGCCCGGGTCATGCGCGGGCAAATCCTCCAGCTTCGGGAGATGGAATACGCCCAGGCCGCTCAGGCTATGGGGGCCTCGGATAGTCGGGTGATCGCCTTGCACATTCTGCCCGGAACCTTCACCTTCCTCATCGTCAGCGTTACCCTGGCCATCCCCGGCTTCATCCTGGCGGAGTCGGGCCTGTCGTTCATCGGGCTGGGTATTCAGGAGCCGGCTTCCTCCTGGGGCCTGCTGCTCTCCAAGGCCCAGGCCCAGGGCATCACTGCCTTCGTGGACCGCCCCTGGCTGCTGATCCCTGGTCTGTTCATCTTCATCGCCATCCTCTCCTTCAACTTCATGGGCGATGGTCTGCGAGATGCGCTCGATCCCAGGGCCAAACGCTAG
- a CDS encoding ABC transporter ATP-binding protein: protein MDEKRLLEVKDLKVHFFTDDGVVKAVDGVSFHIDKGETLAVVGESGSGKSVTSLAIMRLIPNPPGRIVGGEMLFRGKDGQVKDLAKQDEAAMRKIRGNDIAMIFQEPMTSLNPVYTVGDQIAEAIMLHQGKSRREALELSAEMLDLVGIPEPRKRLSNYPHQMSGGMRQRVMIAMALSCNPSLLIADEPTTALDVTIQAQILELMYKLQEEIGMSILFITHNLGVVAEMADRVVVMYAGRAVEEADVTATFKRSKHPYTMGLLNSVPRLDLAAEHRQRLEAIPGNVPNPLHLPAGCAFHPRCKYFQEGRCDTDIPVLQDTGGGHMVRCVRWAEIQAELGVRA from the coding sequence ATGGACGAAAAAAGGCTGCTCGAGGTCAAGGACCTGAAGGTCCACTTCTTCACCGATGACGGCGTGGTCAAAGCCGTAGATGGCGTTTCCTTCCACATCGACAAGGGCGAGACCCTGGCCGTGGTGGGCGAGTCGGGCTCGGGCAAGAGCGTGACCAGTCTGGCCATCATGCGCCTGATCCCCAACCCGCCCGGGCGCATCGTGGGCGGGGAGATGCTGTTTCGGGGGAAGGATGGGCAGGTCAAGGACCTGGCCAAGCAAGACGAGGCCGCCATGCGCAAGATCCGTGGCAACGACATCGCCATGATCTTTCAGGAGCCCATGACTTCTTTGAACCCCGTATATACCGTGGGCGACCAGATCGCCGAGGCTATCATGCTGCACCAGGGCAAGAGCAGGAGGGAAGCCCTCGAGCTCTCCGCCGAGATGCTCGACCTGGTGGGCATCCCCGAGCCTCGCAAGCGCCTGTCCAACTACCCCCACCAGATGTCGGGCGGGATGCGCCAGCGGGTCATGATCGCCATGGCCCTCTCCTGCAACCCCTCCCTCCTCATCGCCGACGAGCCCACCACCGCGCTCGACGTGACCATCCAGGCGCAGATCCTCGAGCTGATGTACAAGCTGCAAGAAGAGATCGGCATGAGCATTCTGTTCATCACCCACAACCTGGGCGTGGTGGCCGAGATGGCCGACCGGGTAGTGGTGATGTACGCGGGGCGGGCGGTGGAAGAAGCCGACGTGACGGCTACTTTCAAGCGCTCCAAGCACCCTTACACCATGGGCCTGCTCAACTCAGTCCCCCGCTTAGACCTGGCCGCCGAGCACCGCCAACGCCTGGAAGCCATTCCCGGCAACGTGCCCAACCCCTTGCACCTGCCCGCGGGCTGCGCTTTCCATCCCCGCTGCAAGTACTTCCAGGAGGGTCGCTGCGATACCGATATCCCGGTGCTGCAGGATACCGGCGGCGGGCATATGGTGCGCTGCGTGCGCTGGGCCGAGATTCAGGCTGAACTGGGGGTGAGGGCATGA